One window of the Cryptomeria japonica chromosome 7, Sugi_1.0, whole genome shotgun sequence genome contains the following:
- the LOC131049001 gene encoding E3 ubiquitin-protein ligase UPL3 isoform X2, with protein MERFSEDFLLGSSNSQLQSMLCTLQDKEADDITQIAALTNLCEILAMASEEFHVDSFIPILVGYLKQGNPEIKLLATRSLTYISDIFPWYCSNVVFEGAIPAMCEHLLTSYYLDLAEESVLALEKISRRRASNCLRDGAFMALLLNLDFFSSAIKKHALSTAANISLELSPSTIGLVIEEVPILLGVLSDPDAKMVEHACVCLSQIARAAAASQKNLEEISNYGLVAKAISLISVTNSVSGQASLSSPGFMAVIGLLSTCASASAVLAGQMIEMGISSILRDILNAGIVSQMTIPVFSNDSTNQLQKIVSFVNDLLPSVSNEKISLPTSDERDDRDNSAREKLFQEKPELLVQFGMNLFQLMIQIYGSSINAQVCRQCLKVISKLLYLSTPEILKPLLQETNISRFLAGILSGKDFEISLAALQMGEILIQKLPDIMFNMFMREGVFYAVGTLISTGSTVSGEDKTYTTWNTWSESEEESEEESEANQIEEIVSAHARQFKATYFVSNSGARATKGFRKLTNLCKKLDWVLCDLMGKSMKAKQSRVVYNSHYGLNGKFEGKAKQGMGISKRKSKRSCAVSYNNEIPSIIANILAELCQDDGVSTFEFVKSGVVASFLNYFAGRDLKRDKMIKADSIGHQLETIKRLETFVDISLPLIVHGKESPLTVLVRKLQDALSSEDFPIQLSQGPRSDNNDPLKVRLCRAQEERCLSSHPRNILYVEPFARIADIEDYLCRRLQINKTEITCTSSVAEPRTHVTTTEAAAEEISSARSRPSTTTENSTNSTPSKAGESVSSSVTADFNDTQIRIGVSMGDALEREPQLKHEQGGSIDEGLLEEPTSVCVMDGANGVLLRDPADASGIEAGVPTIRASSICSKGSSRSREHPRLNFFIGGKLLDRSSTVYEAIQKSVQVEGDDPSHSDSEWINESIQDKVHKIRYKKTNTPRERNLTETHQMYATLMKLKNLRCIDKVLQGTLLYNIGEKDSTNDILLLLQILDEINKLAPCLRANSLSDAFAKGRLKSLDELKANGPTVPQREFFSGKLTPKLAYLLKDAEALATFGLPNWCNQLIENCPFLFPFEIRRQYFMFCASHKIPPDPYLRNNDAVRLPRLKVRVSRKRVLKAAAQVMHLCRGQKAALEIQYYNEVGSGLGPTLEFYTLISHELQSSKIGMWRTNAEESVQASLGLFPRPYSLHTESSDREKFQVIENFILLGFLMAKALQDGRLLDLPLSRAFYKLLLGNDLDLYDIKYFDIGLGTILQEMQALAARRQYLESMADDKSKEISSLHYRGAKIEDLCFDFTLPGFPDYPLKAGGSSIMVTIDNIDEYVSLAVDATIASGIMPQIEALRKGFNQVFPISTLQVFSEKELETLICGERDLWEAEMLCDHIKFDHGYTAQCPFALDFLEIVAAFTPKLQRAFLQFVTGSPNLPPGGLSALNPKLTVVSKNPLNLTEAVAMDLPSAMTCANYLKLPPYSTKETMRDRLVYAITEGQGSFDLS; from the exons ATGGAGCGATTTAGTGAGGATTTTCTTTTGGGAAGTTCCAATTCTCAGTTACAGTCTATGCTATGTACTCTACAAGACAAAGAAGCAGATGATATCACTCAAATTGCAGCTCTGACTAACCTTTGCGAAATTCTGGCTATGGCGTCTGAAGAGTTTCATGTGGATTCTTTTATTCCAATTTTAGTAGGGTATTTGAAGCAGGGGAATCCTGAAATAAAACTATTGGCTACTAGAAGTTTAACATACATCTCTGATATTTTCCCCTGGTATTGCTCGAATGTTGTTTTCGAAGGTGCGATTCCAGCAATGTGTGAGCACTTGCTCACCTCATATTACTTGGATTTAGCAGAGGAG TCTGTACTGGCATTGGAGAAGATCTCTCGCAGGCGTGCATCTAACTGCCTTCGTGATGGTGCTTTTATGGCGCTATTGTTAAATCTGGATTTTTTTTCTAGTGCTATTAAG AAACATGCATTGTCAACTGCGGCAAATATTAGCTTAGAGCTTTCACCATCTACCATTGGTTTGGTTATAGAAGAAGTTCCGATACTGTTGGGTGTTTTATCAGATCCTGATGCTAAG ATGGTAGAACATGCATGTGTGTGTTTATCTCAAATAGCAAGAgctgcagctgcttctcaaaagaATTTAGAAGAGATTTCTAACTATGGCCTGGTAGCCAAAGCTATAAGTTTGATATCTGTCACCAACTCAGTCAGTGGCCAGGCATCTCTTAGTTCACCAGGATTCATG GCTGTGATTGGACTGCTTTCAACATGTGCAAGTGCTTCTGCTGTATTGGCAGGGCAAATGATTGAAATGGGCATCTCTAGCATCCTTAGGGATATTCTTAATGCTGGAATTGTATCACAGATGACAATTCCTGTGTTTTCAAACGATTCAACTAATCAG TTGCAGAAGATTGTCTCCTTTGTGAATGATCTTCTTCCATCGGTATCCAATGAGAAAATTTCACTTCCCACCAGTGATGAACgtgatgatagagataactccgcTAGAGAAAAGCTATTTCAAGAAAAACCTGAGCTTTTGGTGCAATTTGGAATGAATCTTTTTCAACTTATGATTCAG ATATATGGTTCAAGCATCAATGCTCAAGTTTGCCGCCAATGTCTGAAAGTTATCAGCAAACTATTGTACCTCAGCACTCCGGAGATTTTGAAGCCATTATTACAGGAAACCAACATATCAAG ATTTTTGGCGGGAATTTTATCTGGCAAAGATTTTGAAATTTCACTTGCAGCATTACAGATGGGGGAAATTTTAATTCAGAAACTTCCGGACATTATGTTCAATATGTTCATGAGAGAAGGTGTTTTTTATGCAGTGGGTACACTTATATCTACAGGGAGCACTGTCTCAGGAGAGGATAAAACTTATACAACATGGAATACATGGTCAGAAagtgaagaagaaagtgaagaagaaagtgaagcaaatcaaatagaagaaattgtcaGTGCTCATGCAAGGCAATTTAAGGCTACATACTTTGTTTCAAATTCAGGGGCTAGAGCTACAAAAGGTTTTCGCAAGTTGACAAATCTTTGTAAGAAGTTAGATTGGGTCTTGTGTGATTTGATGGGTAAATCAATGAAGGCCAAACAGAGTAGGGTTGTATATAATAGTCATTATGGTTTAAATGGCAAATTTGAAGGCAAAGCCAAACAGGGTATGGGGATATCAAAACGAAAGAGTAAAAGAAGTTGTGCTGTCTCTTATAACAACGAAATACCATCAATCATTGCTAATATTCTGGCCGAACTATGCCAAGATGATGGCGTATCAACTTTTGAGTTTGTTAAAAGTGGGGTTGTGGCATCCTTTCTAAATTATTTTGCAGGCAGGGACTTGAAAAGAGATAAGATGATAAAAGCTGATTCCATTGGGCATCAATTAGAAACAATAAAAAGACTCGAGACATTTGTTGATATATCTCTTCCTCTGATTGTTcatggaaaagaatctcctttgaCGGTTTTAGTTCGGAAGCTGCAGGATGCACTTTCCTCCGAAGATTTTCCTATACAACTCAGTCAAGGTCCAAGGTCAGACAATAATGATCCTCTAAAAGTGCGGTTGTGTAGAGCACAAGAAGAAAGATGTCTGAGTAGCCACCCTCGAAATATTTTATATGTAGAGCCTTTCGCAAGGATCGCTGATATTGAAGATTATCTGTGTCGTAGATTGCAGATAAATAAAACTGAAATCACTTGTACTAGTAGCGTGGCTGAGCCTCGTACCCATGTAACAACTACAGAAGCTGCTGCAGAAGAAATATCCTCAGCAAGATCAAGGCCATCAACCACAACGGAAAATTCTACCAATTCTACACCATCAAAAGCAGGAGAATCTGTCTCAAGCAGTGTTACAGCTGATTTCAATGACACACAAATAAGAATTGGGGTTTCAATGGGAGATGCCTTAGAGAGAGAACCACAACTAAAACATGAGCAAGGAGGATCTATTGATGAG GGATTGTTGGAGGAACCAACTTCAGTTTGTGTGATGGATGGGGCGAATGGCGTTTTGTTGAGGGATCCTGCAGATGCAAGTGGAATAGAAG caGGTGTTCCAACAATAAGAGCATCATCTATTTGTTCAAAAGGATCCAGCAGAAGTAGGGAACATCCTAGGCTGAATTTTTTCATTGGAGGTAAACTGCTAGATAGATCATCAACAGTATATGAAGCAATTCAAAAAAGTGTGCAAGTTGAAGGAGACGATCCAAGTCATTCTGATTCAGAATGGATAAATGAATCGATTCAGGATAAAGTGCATAAAATTAGATATAAGAAAACAAACACACCGAGAGAGAGGAATTTGACTGAAACACATCAAATGTATGCTACACtgatgaaattgaagaatttgcgTTGTATTGACAAGGTTTTGCAAGGAACGCTCCTCTATAATATAGGGGAGAAGGATAGCACAAATGATATTCTATTGCTGCTTCAAATTCTTGATGAAATAAACAAATTAGCTCCTTGTTTGAGAGCTAACAGCTTATCTGATGCATTTGCAAAAGGGAGATTGAAAAGCCTAGATGAATTGAAAGCTAATGGTCCCACGGTTCCTCAACGAGAATTTTTTAGTGGCAAGCTGACTCCAAAGCTAGCATATCTGCTAAAAGATGCAGAGGCATTGGCTACTTTCGGTTTGCCAAATTGGTGTAACCAGTTGATTGAAAACTGCCCATTTTTGTTCCCATTTGAGATTAGAAGGCAATATTTTATGTTTTGTGCATCGCACAAGATTCCTCCAGATCCCTATTTGAGAAACAATGATGCTGTTAGGCTACCACGCCTAAAGGTTCGTGTTTCACGAAAGCGTGTATTAAAGGCAGCTGCACAAGTGATGCATTTGTGCCGAGGGCAGAAGGCTGCCCTTGAAATTCAGTATTATAATGAGGTTGGCAGCGGTCTGGGTCCAACTCTTGAGTTCTATACACTTATAAGTCATGAATTACAGAGTAGTAAAATTGGAATGTGGAGGACAAATGCAGAGGAATCAGTTCAGGCATCTCTGGGATTATTTCCTCGTCCTTACTCGCTTCATACAGAGTCTTCTGACAGAGAAAAATTTCAAGTGATAGAGAATTTCATCCTTCTTGGGTTTCTAATGGCTAAAGCTCTTCAGGATGGCCGACTTCTGGACTTGCCTCTTTCCAGAGCATTTTATAAGCTGCTTCTTGGGAAT GATCTTGATTTATATGATATCAAGTACTTTGACATTGGGCTTGGAACAATACTGCAAGAAATGCAAGCTCTTGCTGCTCGAAGGCAATACTTGGAGTCAATGGCAGATGATAAGAGTAAAGAAATATCAAGTTTACATTACCGTGGTGCAAAAATTGAAGACCTTTGCTTTGATTTCACCCTTCCTGGCTTCCCGGACTACCCTCTCAAAGCAGGAGGGAGCAGCATCATG GTTACCATAGATAACATAGATGAGTATGTTTCATTGGCTGTGGATGCAACTATTGCTTCAGGAATCATGCCACAAATTGAGGCCCTTCGAAAAGGGTTTAATCAG GTGTTTCCCATCTCGACTTTGCAAGTATTTTCGGAAAAGGAATTGGAAACTCTTATATGTGGGGAGCGTGACTTATGGGAG GCTGAAATGTTATGTGATCACATCAAATTCGATCATGGTTATACTGCTCAATGTCCTTTCGCATTGGAT TTTCTTGAGATCGTGGCAGCATTCACACCAAAGCTGCAAAGAGCATTTTTGCAGTTTGTTACTGGTTCTCCAAACCTTCCTCCGGGGGGTCTGAGTGCTCTAAATCCAAAATTGACTGTTGTTAGCAAA AATCCGCTAAATTTAACAGAGGCTGTTGCTATGGACTTGCCAAGTGCTATGACTTGTGCAAATTACCTTAAACTTCCCCCATACTCAACCAAG gAGACAATGCGTGATAGACTGGTATATGCCATTACCGAAGGGCAAGGATCTTTCGATCTCTCATAA
- the LOC131049001 gene encoding E3 ubiquitin-protein ligase UPL3 isoform X1 has product MERFSEDFLLGSSNSQLQSMLCTLQDKEADDITQIAALTNLCEILAMASEEFHVDSFIPILVGYLKQGNPEIKLLATRSLTYISDIFPWYCSNVVFEGAIPAMCEHLLTSYYLDLAEESVLALEKISRRRASNCLRDGAFMALLLNLDFFSSAIKKHALSTAANISLELSPSTIGLVIEEVPILLGVLSDPDAKMVEHACVCLSQIARAAAASQKNLEEISNYGLVAKAISLISVTNSVSGQASLSSPGFMAVIGLLSTCASASAVLAGQMIEMGISSILRDILNAGIVSQMTIPVFSNDSTNQLQKIVSFVNDLLPSVSNEKISLPTSDERDDRDNSAREKLFQEKPELLVQFGMNLFQLMIQIYGSSINAQVCRQCLKVISKLLYLSTPEILKPLLQETNISRFLAGILSGKDFEISLAALQMGEILIQKLPDIMFNMFMREGVFYAVGTLISTGSTVSGEDKTYTTWNTWSESEEESEEESEANQIEEIVSAHARQFKATYFVSNSGARATKGFRKLTNLCKKLDWVLCDLMGKSMKAKQSRVVYNSHYGLNGKFEGKAKQGMGISKRKSKRSCAVSYNNEIPSIIANILAELCQDDGVSTFEFVKSGVVASFLNYFAGRDLKRDKMIKADSIGHQLETIKRLETFVDISLPLIVHGKESPLTVLVRKLQDALSSEDFPIQLSQGPRSDNNDPLKVRLCRAQEERCLSSHPRNILYVEPFARIADIEDYLCRRLQINKTEITCTSSVAEPRTHVTTTEAAAEEISSARSRPSTTTENSTNSTPSKAGESVSSSVTADFNDTQIRIGVSMGDALEREPQLKHEQGGSIDEGLLEEPTSVCVMDGANGVLLRDPADASGIEAGVPTIRASSICSKGSSRSREHPRLNFFIGGKLLDRSSTVYEAIQKSVQVEGDDPSHSDSEWINESIQDKVHKIRYKKTNTPRERNLTETHQMYATLMKLKNLRCIDKVLQGTLLYNIGEKDSTNDILLLLQILDEINKLAPCLRANSLSDAFAKGRLKSLDELKANGPTVPQREFFSGKLTPKLAYLLKDAEALATFGLPNWCNQLIENCPFLFPFEIRRQYFMFCASHKIPPDPYLRNNDAVRLPRLKVRVSRKRVLKAAAQVMHLCRGQKAALEIQYYNEVGSGLGPTLEFYTLISHELQSSKIGMWRTNAEESVQASLGLFPRPYSLHTESSDREKFQVIENFILLGFLMAKALQDGRLLDLPLSRAFYKLLLGNDLDLYDIKYFDIGLGTILQEMQALAARRQYLESMADDKSKEISSLHYRGAKIEDLCFDFTLPGFPDYPLKAGGSSIMVTIDNIDEYVSLAVDATIASGIMPQIEALRKGFNQVFPISTLQVFSEKELETLICGERDLWEQAEMLCDHIKFDHGYTAQCPFALDFLEIVAAFTPKLQRAFLQFVTGSPNLPPGGLSALNPKLTVVSKNPLNLTEAVAMDLPSAMTCANYLKLPPYSTKETMRDRLVYAITEGQGSFDLS; this is encoded by the exons ATGGAGCGATTTAGTGAGGATTTTCTTTTGGGAAGTTCCAATTCTCAGTTACAGTCTATGCTATGTACTCTACAAGACAAAGAAGCAGATGATATCACTCAAATTGCAGCTCTGACTAACCTTTGCGAAATTCTGGCTATGGCGTCTGAAGAGTTTCATGTGGATTCTTTTATTCCAATTTTAGTAGGGTATTTGAAGCAGGGGAATCCTGAAATAAAACTATTGGCTACTAGAAGTTTAACATACATCTCTGATATTTTCCCCTGGTATTGCTCGAATGTTGTTTTCGAAGGTGCGATTCCAGCAATGTGTGAGCACTTGCTCACCTCATATTACTTGGATTTAGCAGAGGAG TCTGTACTGGCATTGGAGAAGATCTCTCGCAGGCGTGCATCTAACTGCCTTCGTGATGGTGCTTTTATGGCGCTATTGTTAAATCTGGATTTTTTTTCTAGTGCTATTAAG AAACATGCATTGTCAACTGCGGCAAATATTAGCTTAGAGCTTTCACCATCTACCATTGGTTTGGTTATAGAAGAAGTTCCGATACTGTTGGGTGTTTTATCAGATCCTGATGCTAAG ATGGTAGAACATGCATGTGTGTGTTTATCTCAAATAGCAAGAgctgcagctgcttctcaaaagaATTTAGAAGAGATTTCTAACTATGGCCTGGTAGCCAAAGCTATAAGTTTGATATCTGTCACCAACTCAGTCAGTGGCCAGGCATCTCTTAGTTCACCAGGATTCATG GCTGTGATTGGACTGCTTTCAACATGTGCAAGTGCTTCTGCTGTATTGGCAGGGCAAATGATTGAAATGGGCATCTCTAGCATCCTTAGGGATATTCTTAATGCTGGAATTGTATCACAGATGACAATTCCTGTGTTTTCAAACGATTCAACTAATCAG TTGCAGAAGATTGTCTCCTTTGTGAATGATCTTCTTCCATCGGTATCCAATGAGAAAATTTCACTTCCCACCAGTGATGAACgtgatgatagagataactccgcTAGAGAAAAGCTATTTCAAGAAAAACCTGAGCTTTTGGTGCAATTTGGAATGAATCTTTTTCAACTTATGATTCAG ATATATGGTTCAAGCATCAATGCTCAAGTTTGCCGCCAATGTCTGAAAGTTATCAGCAAACTATTGTACCTCAGCACTCCGGAGATTTTGAAGCCATTATTACAGGAAACCAACATATCAAG ATTTTTGGCGGGAATTTTATCTGGCAAAGATTTTGAAATTTCACTTGCAGCATTACAGATGGGGGAAATTTTAATTCAGAAACTTCCGGACATTATGTTCAATATGTTCATGAGAGAAGGTGTTTTTTATGCAGTGGGTACACTTATATCTACAGGGAGCACTGTCTCAGGAGAGGATAAAACTTATACAACATGGAATACATGGTCAGAAagtgaagaagaaagtgaagaagaaagtgaagcaaatcaaatagaagaaattgtcaGTGCTCATGCAAGGCAATTTAAGGCTACATACTTTGTTTCAAATTCAGGGGCTAGAGCTACAAAAGGTTTTCGCAAGTTGACAAATCTTTGTAAGAAGTTAGATTGGGTCTTGTGTGATTTGATGGGTAAATCAATGAAGGCCAAACAGAGTAGGGTTGTATATAATAGTCATTATGGTTTAAATGGCAAATTTGAAGGCAAAGCCAAACAGGGTATGGGGATATCAAAACGAAAGAGTAAAAGAAGTTGTGCTGTCTCTTATAACAACGAAATACCATCAATCATTGCTAATATTCTGGCCGAACTATGCCAAGATGATGGCGTATCAACTTTTGAGTTTGTTAAAAGTGGGGTTGTGGCATCCTTTCTAAATTATTTTGCAGGCAGGGACTTGAAAAGAGATAAGATGATAAAAGCTGATTCCATTGGGCATCAATTAGAAACAATAAAAAGACTCGAGACATTTGTTGATATATCTCTTCCTCTGATTGTTcatggaaaagaatctcctttgaCGGTTTTAGTTCGGAAGCTGCAGGATGCACTTTCCTCCGAAGATTTTCCTATACAACTCAGTCAAGGTCCAAGGTCAGACAATAATGATCCTCTAAAAGTGCGGTTGTGTAGAGCACAAGAAGAAAGATGTCTGAGTAGCCACCCTCGAAATATTTTATATGTAGAGCCTTTCGCAAGGATCGCTGATATTGAAGATTATCTGTGTCGTAGATTGCAGATAAATAAAACTGAAATCACTTGTACTAGTAGCGTGGCTGAGCCTCGTACCCATGTAACAACTACAGAAGCTGCTGCAGAAGAAATATCCTCAGCAAGATCAAGGCCATCAACCACAACGGAAAATTCTACCAATTCTACACCATCAAAAGCAGGAGAATCTGTCTCAAGCAGTGTTACAGCTGATTTCAATGACACACAAATAAGAATTGGGGTTTCAATGGGAGATGCCTTAGAGAGAGAACCACAACTAAAACATGAGCAAGGAGGATCTATTGATGAG GGATTGTTGGAGGAACCAACTTCAGTTTGTGTGATGGATGGGGCGAATGGCGTTTTGTTGAGGGATCCTGCAGATGCAAGTGGAATAGAAG caGGTGTTCCAACAATAAGAGCATCATCTATTTGTTCAAAAGGATCCAGCAGAAGTAGGGAACATCCTAGGCTGAATTTTTTCATTGGAGGTAAACTGCTAGATAGATCATCAACAGTATATGAAGCAATTCAAAAAAGTGTGCAAGTTGAAGGAGACGATCCAAGTCATTCTGATTCAGAATGGATAAATGAATCGATTCAGGATAAAGTGCATAAAATTAGATATAAGAAAACAAACACACCGAGAGAGAGGAATTTGACTGAAACACATCAAATGTATGCTACACtgatgaaattgaagaatttgcgTTGTATTGACAAGGTTTTGCAAGGAACGCTCCTCTATAATATAGGGGAGAAGGATAGCACAAATGATATTCTATTGCTGCTTCAAATTCTTGATGAAATAAACAAATTAGCTCCTTGTTTGAGAGCTAACAGCTTATCTGATGCATTTGCAAAAGGGAGATTGAAAAGCCTAGATGAATTGAAAGCTAATGGTCCCACGGTTCCTCAACGAGAATTTTTTAGTGGCAAGCTGACTCCAAAGCTAGCATATCTGCTAAAAGATGCAGAGGCATTGGCTACTTTCGGTTTGCCAAATTGGTGTAACCAGTTGATTGAAAACTGCCCATTTTTGTTCCCATTTGAGATTAGAAGGCAATATTTTATGTTTTGTGCATCGCACAAGATTCCTCCAGATCCCTATTTGAGAAACAATGATGCTGTTAGGCTACCACGCCTAAAGGTTCGTGTTTCACGAAAGCGTGTATTAAAGGCAGCTGCACAAGTGATGCATTTGTGCCGAGGGCAGAAGGCTGCCCTTGAAATTCAGTATTATAATGAGGTTGGCAGCGGTCTGGGTCCAACTCTTGAGTTCTATACACTTATAAGTCATGAATTACAGAGTAGTAAAATTGGAATGTGGAGGACAAATGCAGAGGAATCAGTTCAGGCATCTCTGGGATTATTTCCTCGTCCTTACTCGCTTCATACAGAGTCTTCTGACAGAGAAAAATTTCAAGTGATAGAGAATTTCATCCTTCTTGGGTTTCTAATGGCTAAAGCTCTTCAGGATGGCCGACTTCTGGACTTGCCTCTTTCCAGAGCATTTTATAAGCTGCTTCTTGGGAAT GATCTTGATTTATATGATATCAAGTACTTTGACATTGGGCTTGGAACAATACTGCAAGAAATGCAAGCTCTTGCTGCTCGAAGGCAATACTTGGAGTCAATGGCAGATGATAAGAGTAAAGAAATATCAAGTTTACATTACCGTGGTGCAAAAATTGAAGACCTTTGCTTTGATTTCACCCTTCCTGGCTTCCCGGACTACCCTCTCAAAGCAGGAGGGAGCAGCATCATG GTTACCATAGATAACATAGATGAGTATGTTTCATTGGCTGTGGATGCAACTATTGCTTCAGGAATCATGCCACAAATTGAGGCCCTTCGAAAAGGGTTTAATCAG GTGTTTCCCATCTCGACTTTGCAAGTATTTTCGGAAAAGGAATTGGAAACTCTTATATGTGGGGAGCGTGACTTATGGGAG CAGGCTGAAATGTTATGTGATCACATCAAATTCGATCATGGTTATACTGCTCAATGTCCTTTCGCATTGGAT TTTCTTGAGATCGTGGCAGCATTCACACCAAAGCTGCAAAGAGCATTTTTGCAGTTTGTTACTGGTTCTCCAAACCTTCCTCCGGGGGGTCTGAGTGCTCTAAATCCAAAATTGACTGTTGTTAGCAAA AATCCGCTAAATTTAACAGAGGCTGTTGCTATGGACTTGCCAAGTGCTATGACTTGTGCAAATTACCTTAAACTTCCCCCATACTCAACCAAG gAGACAATGCGTGATAGACTGGTATATGCCATTACCGAAGGGCAAGGATCTTTCGATCTCTCATAA